A window of the Buteo buteo chromosome 8, bButBut1.hap1.1, whole genome shotgun sequence genome harbors these coding sequences:
- the C8H21orf140 gene encoding LOW QUALITY PROTEIN: uncharacterized protein C21orf140 homolog (The sequence of the model RefSeq protein was modified relative to this genomic sequence to represent the inferred CDS: deleted 4 bases in 3 codons), with amino-acid sequence MQRFANPLLRHVICRGCFDTASKRQCLQYLRALRSLHLNNGFNTIFLGETDIPESLISGEKIAEEASLCWLVWTLVHAGSCQGWAPWRYKLQLRGELPIHQQNGVFQELCESLSTSYGKCIIVTRDKTQLMRGRAKDGKSQRRELCPVPPAIYMSSTECCPEVARANRHEFLVVPSSYKYLYPMDVTWSSLKWFLIINNRKDFALRSIERTHSYRCILFSDMIVKGIEKMTPNRWKVAINRVKRWENYYLDTVS; translated from the exons ATGCAGCGCTTCGCAAATCCGCTCCTCAGGCACGTAATTTGCAGGGGCTGCTTTGATACTGCTTCAAAGAGGCAGTGCCTACAGTATCTAAGAGCTCTGAGGAGTCTGCATCTTAACAACGGTTTCAACACCATTTTTTTAGGGGAAACAGATATTCCAGAGAGTCTTatatcaggagaa aaaatagccGAGGAggccagcctgtgctggctggtATGGACACTTGTTCACGCTGGCAGCTGCCAAGGGTGGGCGCCCTGGAGGTACAAACTGCAATTAAGAGGTGAACTGCCCATCCATCAGCAGAATGGTGTCTTTCAGGAGTTGTGTGAATCTTTGAGCACGTCCTATGGGAAGTGCATAATTGTGACGAGGGATAAAACACAGCTGATGCGTGGGAGGGCAAAAGATGGCAAGAGCCAGAGACGGGAACTCTGC CCAGTACCACCAGCGATCTACATGTCCAGCACTGAGTGCTGCCCTGAAGTTGCTAGAGCCAATCGCCATGAGTTTCTTGTTGTGCCTTCATCTTACAAGTATCTCTATCCTATGGATGTCACCTGGTCTTCTTTGAAATGGTTT TTAATTATAAACAACAGGAAGGACTTTGCCCTGAGGTCTATTGAGAGGACCCACTCCTATAGGTGTATCCTCTTCAGTGACATGATTGTTAAAGGAATAGAGAAGATGACCCCAAACAGATGGAAGGTAGCAATTAACAGAGTGAAGAGATGGGAGAACTACTACCTTGACACAGTTTCTTAA
- the SMIM11 gene encoding small integral membrane protein 11, whose protein sequence is MVAFNWKALENFPLLMYILAAKTLILCLAFAGVKMYQSKKIEEKLKREREEKLKTEAEKKDD, encoded by the exons ATGGTGGCATTTAACTGGAAG gcTTTGGAGAATTTCCCATTGCTGATGTACATTTTGGCAGCTAAAACATTGATTCTTTGCTTAGCATTTGCTGGAGTAAAAATGTACCAGagcaaaaaaattgaagaaaaactgaagagggAACGTGAAGAGAaattgaaaacagaagcagagaagaaggATGATTGA
- the KCNE2 gene encoding potassium voltage-gated channel subfamily E member 2, whose product MAEMRNFTWAVENIFKETFLTYMNGWRKNMTEAADKLKDTVAAENLDYVILYLMVMIGMFSFIIVAILVSTVKSKRREHSNDPYHQYIVEDWGEKYKSQVLNREDLKCVIHENLGAKDKTSPGSP is encoded by the coding sequence ATGGCTGAAATGCGAAACTTCACTTGGGcggtggaaaatattttcaaggaaaCCTTTCTCACTTACATGAATGGCTGGAGGAAAAACATGACGGAAGCGGCAGATAAATTGAAAGACACAGTTGCTGCTGAAAACTTGGACTATGTTATCCTTTATTTGATGGTGATGATTGGGATGTTCTCCTTCATTATTGTGGCAATCTTGGTGAGTACTGTGAAATCAAAGAGGCGAGAGCACTCCAATGACCCATATCATCAGTACATCGTTGAGGACTGGGGCGAGAAGTATAAGAGCCAGGTTCTGAATCGAGAAGACCTCAAGTGTGTGATCCATGAAAACTTGGGTGCAAAGGACAAAACAAGCCCTGGATCACCCTGA